Proteins co-encoded in one Taeniopygia guttata chromosome 4, bTaeGut7.mat, whole genome shotgun sequence genomic window:
- the PCM1 gene encoding pericentriolar material 1 protein isoform X11: MATGGGPFEEGMNDQDLPSWTNESLDDRLNNTDWGGQQKKANRSSEKNKKKLSGEGETRLTNDISPESSPGMERRKTRTSHSFPHARYMTQMSVPEQAELERLKQRINFSDLDQARDPQQEAKEELENLKKQHDLLKRMLQQQEELKALQGRQAALLALQHKAEQAIAVLDDSVVTETTGSVSGVSLTSELNEELNDLIQRFHNQLHDSQTQSVPDNRRQAESLSLTREISQSRNSSMSEHQSDEKAQLFNKMRMLQGKKQKMDKLLGELHTLRDQHLNNSSFFPASGSPQRSVDQRSTTSAASGPVGIATVVNGETNSLASAPYPPDSLVSQNESEEDENLNPTEKLQKLNEVRKRLNELRELVHYYEQTSDMMTDAVNENTKEEEETEESESDSEHEDPQPVTNIRNPQGISSWSEINSNSNVQCGTNNRDGRHLNTDCEINNRSAANIRTLKMSSALDCHNRENDKHLDLPQGEDDEVEEDRVSEDSMSSHRSSLADVAGDAEFEQKINRLIAAKQKLRQLQNLAAMVQDDDPEPQGAIANASNISDLLGEVEETKQQPNNVRASSNKLKKDVRLNEKAREKFYEAKLQQQQRELKQLQEERRKLFEIQEKIQVLQKACPDLQLSAGLGNCPANRQTSQATSTPAMNERNTAGKPLFVCDESVPVGSEQLWSEMRRHEILREELRQRRKQLEALMAEDQRRRELAETISTVAASVKSEGSEAQCIPQQSRTEKTMATWGGSTQCALEEENGDEDGYLSDGVGQAEEEEEDASSLNDSFSVYPNNNIPENGYFVKGSKDRWKNCRPLSADGNYRPVSKTRQQQNISMRRQENFRWMSEFSYVEEKERWQEQINQLKKQHEFSVSICQTLMQDQQTLSCLLQTLLTGPYNMMPNNLASSQINLIMHQLNQCYTQLNWQQNNVQRLKQMLSDLMQQQEQCQEKPSRKERGSSAPPPPSPVFCPFNYPPQPVNLFSIPGFTNFSSFAPGINCNPVFPCGFGDFAHNVSPRSSEQQGQQHPLDPNTSGKTEYMAFPKPFESSSSNGGEKQRRNHRQPEEEMEKRSTWLDDSQEMKKDDQSQLNAGFAVSVQNIASGHKSQCDMNRKREFDEESLESFSSMPDPIDPTTVTKTFRSRKASAQASLASKDKTPKSKNKRKNSSQLKGRIKNTGYESASASSVCEPCKNTKSRHSDDVVHAKVFSKRNQEQLEKIIKYSRSTEMSSAHARRILQQSNRNACIEVPETGSDLSMFEALRDTIYSEVATLISQNESRPHFLIELFHELQLLNTDYLRQRALYALQDIVTRHLCEKNEKGKCAKSLNSATWVASNSELTPSESLASTDDETFGKNFSTEACQNCEQPDADNGSTMSTSSNFEPFATDDLGNTVIHLDKALSWMREYERMKVEAESTLDSEGCSSNFQGASTAKLEGPGTGECQSVPQSGDVSSVPCPRIDTQQLDRQIKAIMKEVIPFLKEHMDEVCSSQLLISVRRMVLTLTQQNDESKEFVKFFHKQLGSILQDSLAKFAGRKLKDCGEDLLVEISEVLFNELAFFKLMQDLDNNSISVKQRCKRKIETTEVMQSYAKEAKKGLQVDVCSSVEDVDEDKDKDETETAKQVPDSEVCAGNGVPESIRSDASDQEEDEESESGPVAISLSKAETQALTNYGSGEDENEDEEIEFEEGPVDVQTSLQASSETTENEQTSNQELSKAKSSEILSSEQEPVNVKGEQDVAAAVHDYLSVMENTPDLTVNSPESFITATVKTEGSSSSLAVNETQTPDTTCAENKSAASSESSMAGSPDTESPVLVNEYEPGSGNVSQKSDEDDFVKVEDLPLKLAVYSEADIMKKMETEAQTKSLSDELLDGDGAQDQELVGDAQTLKEPEIFGAQNA, translated from the exons ATGGCAACAGGAGGTGGTCCCTTTGAAGAAGGCATGAATGATCAGGACTTGCCCAGCTGGACCAATGAGAGCCTTGATGACCGGCTGAACAACACG GACTGGGGAGGTCaacagaagaaagcaaacagatcttcagagaaaaacaagaaaaagcttAGTGGGGAAGGTGAAACAAGACTTACTAATGACATATCTCCAGAGTCTTCACCGGGAATGGAACGACGCAAGACCAGAACTTCTCATAGCTTTCCTCATGCTCGATACATGACTCAGATGTCTGTTCCAGAGCAGGCTGAACTTGAAAGGCTTAAACAAAGAATTAACTTCAGTGATCTGGATCAG GCCAGAGATCCTCAACAGGAAGCTAAGGAAGAGTTGGAGAACTTGAAGAAACAGCATGATTTATTGAAAAGAATGCTACAACAGCAGGAGGAATTAAAGGCTCTTCAAGGAAGACAGGCAGCTCTTCTTGCTTTGCAGCATAAAGCAGAGCAAGCCATTGCTGTCCTGGATGATTCTG TTGTAACAGAAACTACAGGTAGTGTTTCAGGAGTGAGTCTTACATCAGAACTGAACGAAGAATTGAATGACTTAATTCAACGCTTTCACAACCAACTTCATGATTCACAG ACACAGTCTGTGCCTGACAATAGAAGGCAAGCAGAAAGCCTTTCACTTACCAGAGAGATTTCACAAAGCAGAAACTCTTCAATGTCTGAACACCAGTCAGATGAGAAGGCACAGCTTTTCAACAAGATGCGAATGTTGCAGGGTAAAAAGCAAAAGATGGACAAACTATTAGGAGAACTTCATACACTTCGTGACCAGCATCTAAATAACTCTTCCT tttttccTGCTTCAGGTTCTCCTCAAAGGAGTGTTGATCAAAGAAGTACAACTTCAGCTGCTTCTGGTCCTGTAGGCATAGCAACTGTTGTCAATGGTGAAACAAATAGTCTGGCATCTGCTCCCTATCCTCCTGATTCCCTGGTTTCTCAGAATGAGAGTGAAGAGGATGAAAATCTAAATCCAACAGAAAAGCTTCA gaAGCTAAATGAGGTTCGTAAGAGACTGAATGAGTTACGTGAGTTAGTTCACTACTATGAGCAGACATCTGATATGATGACAGATGCTGTGAATGAAAACActaaggaggaggaagaaacagaagaatCAGAAAGTGATTCTGAACATGAAGATCCACAGCCTGTTACAAATATTAG AAACCCTCAAGGAATCAGTAGTTGGAGTGAAATAAATAGCAACTCAAATGTACAGTGTGGAACTAATAACAGAGATGGAAGACATCTTAATACAGACTGTGAAATAAACAACCGATCTGCTGCTAATATAAGGACTCTAAAAATGTCTTCTGCTTTAG ACTGTCATAATAGGGAGAATGACAAACACCTCGATCTACCCCAAGGTGAAGATGATGAAGTGGAAGAAGATCGAGTTAGTGAAGATTCCATGTCTAGTCACAGAAGCAGCCTGGCTGATGTGGCTGGAGATGCCGAGTTTGAGCAGAAGATCAATAGGCTTATAGCTGCAAAACAGAAGCTTAGACAGTTACAAAACCTTGCTGCTATGGTGCAG GATGATGATCCAGAACCTCAAGGAGCAATTGCAAATGCATCTAATATTAGTGACTTGTTGGGTGAGGTGGAAGAGACAAAGCAACAACCAAACAATGTCCGAGCAAGTTCCAACAAGTTAAAAAAAGATGTGCGACTGAATGAAAAAGCAAG AGAGAAGTTCTATGAAGCTaaacttcagcagcagcaaagggagCTTAAGCAGTtacaagaagaaagaagaaaactgtttgaaatccaggaaaaaattcAAGTGTTACAGAAAGCTTGTCCTGACCTTCAA tTGTCAGCTGGCCTGGGTAACTGCCCAGCAAATAGACAGACTTCACAAGCAACATCAACTCCAGCCATGAATGAGCGTAACACAGCTGGCAAGCCTTTATTTGTGTGTGATGAATCTGTACCAGTAGGCAGTGAG CAGTTATGGTCTGAGATGAGAAGACATGAGATTTTAAGAGAAGAACTGCGACAGAGAAGAAAGCAACTTGAAGCTTTAATGGCTGAAGATCAGAGAAGGAGAGAGCTTGCAGAAACAATATCTACGGTTGCTGCATCTGTTAAAAGTGAGGGGTCAGAAGCTCAGTGTAttccacagcagagcaggactgAAAA GACAATGGCTACGTGGGGAGGTTCTACCCAGTGTGCCCTAGAGGAAGAAAACGGAGATGAAGATGGTTATCTCTCTGATGGAGTTGGTCAGgcagaagaagaggaagaagatgcATCAAGTTTGAATGACAGTTTCTCTGTTTATCCCAATAACAACATACCGGAAAATGGATATTTTGTTAAAGGAAGCAAAGATAG GTGGAAAAATTGCCGTCCCCTTTCAGCAGATGGAAATTATCGTCCAGTGTCTAAGACCAGGCAACAGCAAAACATAAGTATGCGGCGTCAGGAGAATTTTCGGTGGATGTCTGAGTTTTCCTATGTGGAAGAAAAGGAACGATGGCAAGAGCAGATCAATCAGTTGAAGAAACAGCATGAGTTTAGTGTCAGCATTTGTCAAACTTTGATGCAGGATCAGCAG ACTCTCTCTTGCCTTCTACAGACCTTGCTCACAGGCCCCTACAACATGATGCCAAATAATCTTGCATCTTCACAAATAAATCTTATTATGCATCAATTAAACCAGTGTTACACTCAACTGAATTGGCAGCAGAATAATGTCCAAAG gttGAAACAAATGTTAAGTGATCTTATGCAGCAGCAAGAACAGTGTCAAGAGAAACCATCAAGAAAGGAGAGAGGTAGTAGTGCACCTCCACCTCCATCTCCTGTTTTCTGTCCATTCAACTACCCTCCACAACCTGTGAACCTCTTTAGTATTCCAGGATTTactaatttttcttcctttgctccAG GTATTAACTGTAATCCAGTGTTCCCATGTGGTTTCGGAGATTTTGCACATAATGTTTCTCCACGCAGCAGTGAGCAGCAGGGGCAACAACATCCTCTAGATCCTAATACTTCCGGGAAAACTGAGTACATGGCATTCCCCAAACCCTTTGAAAGCAGTTCCTCTAatggaggagaaaaacaaag gaGGAATCATAGACAGCCTGaagaggaaatggagaaaagatCAACTTGGCTTGATGATAGCCAAGAAATGAAGAAAGATGATCAGTCTCAGCTGAATGCAGGTTTTGCAGTTTCAGTACAAAACATTGCTTCTGGTCATAAAAGTCAGTGTGATATGAACCGGAAAAGAGAGTTTGATGAAGAGTCTTTGGAGAGTTTCAGTAGCATGCCTGATCCAATAGACCCAACTACTGTGACAAAGACATTTAGATCTAGAAAAGCATCAGCACAAGCAAGCCTGGCATCAAAAGATAAAACGCCCAAATCCAAGAATAAGAGGAAGAATTCTTCTCAGCTAAAAGgcagaattaaaaatactg GTTATGAAAGTGCAAGTGCTTCTAGTGTGTGTGAACCCTGCAAGAACACTAAAAGCAGACACTCTGATGATGTCGTTCATGCAAAGGTGTTCAGCAAAAGGAATCAGGAAcaattggaaaaaataataaaatacagtaGATCTACAGAAATGTCTTCAG CGCATGCTAGGAGAATTCTGCAGCAGTCTAACAGAAATGCATGCATTGAAGTGCCAG aaaCTGGTAGTGATCTTTCTATGTTTGAAGCTTTGCGAGACACAATTTATTCTGAAGTGGCAACTCTTATTTCTCAAAATGAGTCTCGTCCCCACTTTCTTATTGAACTTTTCCACGAGCTTCAGCTGCTAAATACAGATTATCTGAGGCAAAGGGCTCTATATGCTTTACAG GATATAGTGACCAGACATTTAtgtgagaaaaatgaaaaaggaaagtgTGCAAAATCACTGAATTCTGCAACATGGGTGGCATCAAATTCTGAACTCACTCCTAGTGAAAGTCTTGCCTCTACAGATGAT GAAACTTTTGGCAAGAACTTTTCTACAGAAGCATGTCAAAATTGTGAACAACCTGATGCAGACAATGGCAGTACTATGTCTACTTCTTCAAATTTTGAACCGTTTGCCACTGATGACCTGG GCAACACAGTGATTCACTTAGATAAAGCTTTGTCTTGGATGAGGGAATATGAGCGTATGAAAGTTGAAGCTGAAAGTACCCTTGACTCTGAGGGCTGCTCTAGTAATTTTCAGGGTGCTTCTACTGCTAAATTAGAAG gTCCAGGTACTGGTGAATGTCAGTCTGTGCCACAGTCAGGTGATGTTTCTTCAGTTCCGTGTCCTCGTATAGATACTCAGCAGCTTGACCGGCAGATTAAAGCAATTATGAAAGAGGTCATTCCTTTTCTCAAG GAACACATGGATGAAGTGTGCTCTTCTCAATTACTGATATCAGTAAGACGTATGGTCTTGACTCTTACGCAGCAAAATGATGAAAGTAAAGAATTTGTGAAGTTCTTTCATAAGCAGCTTGGCAGTATACTTCAG GATTCACTGGCGAAATTTGCTGGTAGAAAATTAAAAGATTGTGGGGAGGATCTTCTTGTGGAGATCTCTGAAGTGTTATTCAATGAATTAGCCTTTTTTAAACTCATGCAAGACTTGGATAACAACAGTATTTCTGTAAAGCAGAGATGTAAACGAAAAATAGAAACCACTGAAGTAATGCAGTCTTATGCTAAAgag GCAAAAAAAGGTCTCCAGGTGGATGTTTGTTCTTCTGTTGAAGATGTCGATGAGGACAAA GACAAGGATGAGACTGAAACTGCTAAACAAGTACCGGACTCAGAAGTGTGTGCTGGTAACGGAGTGCCTGAAAGTATTAGATCTGATGCATCTGATcaagaggaagatgaggaaaGTGAAAGTGGTCCAGTGGCAATAA GTTTATCAAAAGCAGAAACTCAAGCTCTGACTAACTATGGCAGTGGAGAAGATGAAAATGAAGATGAAGAAATAGAATTTGAGGAAGGACCTGTTGATGTGCAAACATCATTACAAGCCAGCAGTGAAACAACTGAAAATGAACAG ACTTCAAACCAAGAATTGAGTAAGGCAAAAAGCAGTGAGATTTTGTCATCAGAACAAGAGCCTGTTAATGTTAAAG GTGAACAAgatgtggctgcagctgtgcacGATTACCTCAGTGTCATGGAGAATACACCAGATTTAACAGTGAATTCCCCAGAATCCTTTATAACAGCCACTGTGAAAACTGAAGGATCAAGCTCATCTTTGGCAGTGAATGAAACTCAAACACCAGATACCACATGTGCAGAAAACAAATCTGCTGCAAGTTCTGAAAGCTCCATGGCTGGAAGCCCTGATACAGAGTCACCTGTGCTAGTGAATGAATAT GAACCTGGTTCTGGAAATGTAAGTCAAAAATCTGATGAAGATGACTTTGTGAAAGTTGAAGACTTGCCCCTCAAACTTGCTGTGTATTCAGAG GCAGAtataatgaagaaaatggaaacagaGGCCCAAACCAAGAGTTTGTCTGATGAATTACTGGATGGAGATGGAGCTCAAGATCAAGAATTAGTAGGAGATGCCCAAACATTGAAAGAAcctg aaatttttGGAGCTCAAAATGCGTAA